A stretch of Miscanthus floridulus cultivar M001 chromosome 13, ASM1932011v1, whole genome shotgun sequence DNA encodes these proteins:
- the LOC136501631 gene encoding uncharacterized protein has translation MAQGMMPEAGTGAGARGDLEDRARPRPEAMPSAYGGIEAGRLVVRAKPLPSGAGYYQPFAVVRFEDLPEELRRQIAGASGHGAGAAARPPSAAPVAAPLRVEGEGDARRYHAAHPVDVVLEEGLRRQLPGLVSSGTNDEPTVKFAGDGNSDAVKDYSESERLILRLMEEDGTVVVHLDASRLQVLGDKEGSLFQKEKGFSHAWMGHSGDEVRAAHGYMGAFYDNSLLTRENAAPVVALLLGNDHIAGPRALDSCSDGLASPREDAVPFVTEQGVYYYDVLLPPESVVPAAEALRAPRSPTYAVQVSVDAAAGGKAGDPTAVGVKAAGADDGHEHGGSLSAVLGIVVASSAATALAASTVGPATAFGLFAALVGGLSLAMASVRGR, from the exons ATGGCCCAGGGGATGATGCCCGAGGCTGGCACGGGCGCCGGAGCGCGCGGGGACCTCGAGGACCGCGCGCGTCCGCGTCCGGAGGCGATGCCGAGCGCGTACGGCGGGATCGAAGCGGGCCGCCTGGTGGTGCGAGCCAAGCCGCTGCCCTCCGGCGCAGGCTACTACCAGCCCTTTGCCGTCGTCCGTTTCGAGGACCTGCCGGAGGAACTCCGTCGGCAGATAGCCGGCGCTAGCGGCCACGGTGCCGGTGCCGCCGCGCGGCCTCCCAGCGCCGCACCGGTGGCGGCGCCCCTGCGTGTCGAAGGCGAAGGAGACGCGCGGCGGTACCACGCCGCGCACCCCGTCGACGTCGTGCTGGAGGAGGGACTCCGCCGCCAGCTGCCCGGATTGGTTTCCTCCGGGACCAACGACGAGCCGACCGTCAAATTCGCCGGCGACGGAAACAGCGACGCCGTCAAGGACTACTCCGAGTCCGAGCGCCTCATCCTGCGG CTCATGGAGGAGGACGGCACGGTGGTGGTGCACCTGGACGCGTCAAGGCTCCAGGTGCTCGGCGACAAGGAGGGAAGCCTGTTCCAGAAGGAGAAAGGGTTCTCGCACGCTTGGATGGGCCACTCTGGCGACGAGGTACGCGCCGCCCACGGCTATATGGGCGCGTTCTACGACAACAGCCTCCTGACGCGCGAGAACGCCGCGCCCGTCGTCGCGCTCCTCCTCGGCAACGACCACATCGCTGGACCGCGCGCGCTCGACAGCTGCTCCGACGGCCTCGCGTCCCCACGAGAGGACGCGGTGCCTTTCGTCACCGAGCAGGGCGTCTACTACTACGACGTGCTCCTGCCGCCTGAGAGCGTCGTGCCCGCCGCGGAGGCGTTACGCGCCCCGCGTTCCCCTACTTACGCCGTGCAG GTCTCGGTCGACGCGGCCGCGGGCGGCAAGGCCGGGGATCCGACTGCGGTCGGTGTGAAGGCAGCCGGCGCGGACGACGGACACGAGCATGGCGGCAGCCTCTCAGCTGTGTTGGGCATCGTCGTTGCCTCCTCAGCTGCCACTGCACTCGCCGCCAGCACCGTCGGCCCAGCGACGGCGTTTGGGCTGTTCGCGGCCCTTGTCGGCGGTCTTTCCCTGGCTATGGCCAGCGTTCGCGGCCGGTAG
- the LOC136500995 gene encoding transcription factor TGA2.2-like isoform X2 — MGIYERQRHLVAAGVWGEPFRPDADAVALPLPLPAVVPTVTVATTPAPLDVVRAEEVKFGKRLLQAQQDDVAPPVKEQAPPPSSDSFGHDDDARPRDKRRLAQNREAARKSRLRKKAYIQNLETSRMKLAQLEQELTMARRQQHGAYGVGGGGVTPPAAAAAPVDPRVAAFELEYAHWVEEQGRQATELRAALQSHVPDVQLRVLVDAGLAHYGALFQAKARAARSDAFFVLSGVCRAPAERFFLWIDGFRPSELLKVLAPQLDPLLELQAAEVRKLQNTARQLEDALTQGTNKLQQTLVETLMTVDVSPDGAAGGGGYAAQQMASAVGKLADLVDFVDKADHLRQQTLRNMHKILTPRQAALGLLALADYGQRLRALSSLWAARPREPA, encoded by the exons ATGGGGATCTACGAGCGGCAGCGCCACCTGGTGGCGGCCGGCGTGTGGGGGGAGCCGTTCCGGCCCGACGCCGACGCCGTggccctgcccctgcccctgcccgcgGTCGTCCCCACGGTCACCGTGGCGACGACGCCGGCGCCGCTCGACGTCGTCCGAGCAGAGGAGGTCAAGTTCGGCAAACGCCTG TTGCAGGCACAGCAGGACGACGTTGCGCCGCCGGTGAAAGAacaagcgccgccgccgtcgtcggatAGCTTCGGCCACGACGACGACGCCAGGCCAAGAGACAAG AGACGGCTCGCGCAGAACAGAGAGGCAGCCCGGAAGAGCCGGCTACGGAAGAAG GCGTACATCCAGAATCTCGAGACGAGCCGCATGAAGCTAGCGCAGCTGGAGCaggagctcaccatggccaggcGCCAGCAGCACGGCGCGTACGgcgtgggaggaggaggagtcacaccgccggcggcggcggcggctcccgtGGACCCGCGTGTGGCCGCGTTCGAGCTGGAGTACGCGCACTGGGTGGAGGAGCAGGGCAGGCAGGCGACGGAGCTGCGTGCGGCGCTGCAGTCGCACGTGCCGGACGTGCAGCTGCGTGTGCTCGTCGACGCGGGGCTGGCGCACTACGGCGCGCTGTTCCAGGCCAAGGCGCGCGCGGCGCGGTCCGACGCCTTCTTCGTGCTGTCCGGCGTGTGCCGGGCCCCCGCGGAGCGCTTCTTCCTCTGGATCGACGGGTTCCGCCCCTCCGAGCTGCTCAAGGTGCTGGCGCCGCAGCTGGACCCGCTCTTGGAGCTCCAGGCCGCCGAGGTGCGCAAGCTGCAGAACACGGCGCGGCAGCTGGAGGACGCGCTGACGCAGGGTACGAACAAGCTGCAGCAGACGCTCGTCGAGACCCTCATGACCGTCGACGTCTCGCCGGACGGCGCTGCCGGCGGGGGCGGGTACGCGGCGCAGCAGATGGCCAGCGCCGTGGGCAAGCTCGCCGACCTCGTCGACTTCGTGGACAAG GCGGACCATCTCCGGCAGCAGACGCTGCGAAACATGCACAAGATCCTGACGCCGCGGCAGGCGGCGTTGGGGCTGCTCGCGCTCGCGGACTACGGCCAGCGGCTGCGCGCGCTCAGCTCGCTCTGGGCGGCGCGCCCGCGGGAGCCGGCGTAA
- the LOC136500995 gene encoding transcription factor TGA2.2-like isoform X1, which yields MGIYERQRHLVAAGVWGEPFRPDADAVALPLPLPAVVPTVTVATTPAPLDVVRAEEVKFGKRLLQAQQDDVAPPVKEQAPPPSSDSFGHDDDARPRDKIQRRLAQNREAARKSRLRKKAYIQNLETSRMKLAQLEQELTMARRQQHGAYGVGGGGVTPPAAAAAPVDPRVAAFELEYAHWVEEQGRQATELRAALQSHVPDVQLRVLVDAGLAHYGALFQAKARAARSDAFFVLSGVCRAPAERFFLWIDGFRPSELLKVLAPQLDPLLELQAAEVRKLQNTARQLEDALTQGTNKLQQTLVETLMTVDVSPDGAAGGGGYAAQQMASAVGKLADLVDFVDKADHLRQQTLRNMHKILTPRQAALGLLALADYGQRLRALSSLWAARPREPA from the exons ATGGGGATCTACGAGCGGCAGCGCCACCTGGTGGCGGCCGGCGTGTGGGGGGAGCCGTTCCGGCCCGACGCCGACGCCGTggccctgcccctgcccctgcccgcgGTCGTCCCCACGGTCACCGTGGCGACGACGCCGGCGCCGCTCGACGTCGTCCGAGCAGAGGAGGTCAAGTTCGGCAAACGCCTG TTGCAGGCACAGCAGGACGACGTTGCGCCGCCGGTGAAAGAacaagcgccgccgccgtcgtcggatAGCTTCGGCCACGACGACGACGCCAGGCCAAGAGACAAG ATTCAGAGACGGCTCGCGCAGAACAGAGAGGCAGCCCGGAAGAGCCGGCTACGGAAGAAG GCGTACATCCAGAATCTCGAGACGAGCCGCATGAAGCTAGCGCAGCTGGAGCaggagctcaccatggccaggcGCCAGCAGCACGGCGCGTACGgcgtgggaggaggaggagtcacaccgccggcggcggcggcggctcccgtGGACCCGCGTGTGGCCGCGTTCGAGCTGGAGTACGCGCACTGGGTGGAGGAGCAGGGCAGGCAGGCGACGGAGCTGCGTGCGGCGCTGCAGTCGCACGTGCCGGACGTGCAGCTGCGTGTGCTCGTCGACGCGGGGCTGGCGCACTACGGCGCGCTGTTCCAGGCCAAGGCGCGCGCGGCGCGGTCCGACGCCTTCTTCGTGCTGTCCGGCGTGTGCCGGGCCCCCGCGGAGCGCTTCTTCCTCTGGATCGACGGGTTCCGCCCCTCCGAGCTGCTCAAGGTGCTGGCGCCGCAGCTGGACCCGCTCTTGGAGCTCCAGGCCGCCGAGGTGCGCAAGCTGCAGAACACGGCGCGGCAGCTGGAGGACGCGCTGACGCAGGGTACGAACAAGCTGCAGCAGACGCTCGTCGAGACCCTCATGACCGTCGACGTCTCGCCGGACGGCGCTGCCGGCGGGGGCGGGTACGCGGCGCAGCAGATGGCCAGCGCCGTGGGCAAGCTCGCCGACCTCGTCGACTTCGTGGACAAG GCGGACCATCTCCGGCAGCAGACGCTGCGAAACATGCACAAGATCCTGACGCCGCGGCAGGCGGCGTTGGGGCTGCTCGCGCTCGCGGACTACGGCCAGCGGCTGCGCGCGCTCAGCTCGCTCTGGGCGGCGCGCCCGCGGGAGCCGGCGTAA
- the LOC136501158 gene encoding uncharacterized protein: MPHSPHWPLLPVPGSPESRHPHIPTARNSMAQGMMPEDGTAAGARGDLEDRARPRPEAMPSAYGGIEAGRLVVRAKPLPSGAGYYQPFAVVRFEDLPEELRRQIAGASGDGAGAAARPPSAAPVAAPLRGEGEGDARRYHAAHPVDVVPEEGLHRQLPGLVSSGTNDEPTVKFAGDGNSDAVKDYSESERLILRPMEEDGTVVVRLDASRLQVLGDKEGSLFQKEKGFSHAWMGHSGDEVRAAHGYMGALYDDSLLTRENAAPVVALLLGNDHITGPRALDSCSDGLASPREDAVPFVTEQGVYYYDVLLPPENVVPAAEALRAPRSPTYAVQVSVDAAAGGKAGDPTAIGVKAAGADDGHEHGGSLSAVLGIVVASSAATALAASTVGPATAFGLFAALVGGLSLAMASVRGR; this comes from the exons ATGCCCCACAGCCCCCACTGGCCACTGCTCCCCGTCCCCGGGTCTCCAGAGTCCAGACACCCCCACATTCCCACTGCACGGAACAGCATGGCCCAGGGGATGATGCCCGAGGATGGCACGGCCGCCGGTGCGCGCGGGGACCTCGAGGACCGCGCGCGTCCGCGTCCGGAGGCGATGCCGAGCGCGTACGGCGGGATCGAAGCGGGCCGCCTGGTGGTGCGAGCCAAGCCGCTGCCCTCCGGCGCAGGCTACTACCAGCCCTTTGCCGTCGTCCGTTTCGAGGACCTGCCGGAGGAACTCCGTCGGCAGATAGCCGGCGCTAGCGGCGACGGTGCCGGTGCCGCCGCGCGGCCTCCCAGCGCCGCACCGGTGGCGGCGCCCCTGCGTGGCGAAGGCGAAGGAGACGCGCGGCGGTACCACGCCGCGCACCCCGTCGACGTCGTGCCGGAGGAGGGACTCCATCGCCAGCTGCCCGGATTGGTTTCCTCCGGGACCAACGACGAGCCGACCGTCAAATTCGCCGGCGACGGAAACAGCGACGCCGTCAAGGACTACTCCGAGTCCGAGCGCCTCATCCTGCGG CCCATGGAGGAGGACGGCACGGTGGTGGTGCGCCTGGACGCGTCAAGGCTCCAGGTGCTCGGCGACAAGGAGGGAAGCCTGTTCCAGAAGGAGAAAGGGTTCTCGCACGCTTGGATGGGCCACTCTGGCGACGAGGTACGCGCCGCCCACGGCTATATGGGCGCGTTGTACGACGACAGCCTCCTGACTCGCGAGAACGCCGCGCCCGTCGTCGCGCTCCTCCTCGGCAACGACCACATCACTGGACCGCGCGCGCTCGACAGCTGCTCCGACGGCCTCGCGTCCCCACGAGAGGACGCGGTGCCTTTCGTCACCGAGCAGGGCGTCTACTACTACGACGTGCTCCTGCCGCCTGAGAACGTCGTGCCCGCCGCGGAGGCGTTACGCGCCCCGCGTTCCCCTACTTACGCCGTGCAG GTCTCGGTCGACGCGGCCGCGGGCGGCAAGGCCGGGGATCCGACTGCGATCGGTGTGAAGGCAGCCGGCGCGGACGACGGACACGAGCATGGCGGCAGCCTCTCAGCTGTGTTGGGCATCGTCGTTGCCTCCTCAGCTGCCACTGCACTCGCCGCCAGCACCGTCGGCCCAGCGACGGCGTTCGGGCTGTTCGCGGCCCTTGTCGGCGGTCTTTCCCTGGCTATGGCCAGCGTTCGCGGGCGGTAG